In Fundidesulfovibrio putealis DSM 16056, the following proteins share a genomic window:
- a CDS encoding lytic transglycosylase domain-containing protein, translated as MIQALAGLILVLLSCNQVLAGQDLASLFDAPCDRYSVPRPLALAIAGQESGMQPWILNIAGRTVRPVTKEQAVAISRAALAAGLSFDVGVMQINSWWIRRYRLPLEVILDPPGNIQVGVWILGKEIKRHGLNWRAVASYHTPVDRNPERGWAYAAAVLRRLGGEAPSVPSSAPAIAAQRPAASPMLVKRFREVASNEMKGS; from the coding sequence GTGATTCAGGCACTAGCCGGGCTCATCCTGGTTCTCCTGTCGTGCAATCAGGTCCTGGCTGGCCAGGACCTGGCCAGCCTCTTCGACGCCCCGTGTGATCGTTACAGCGTTCCGCGTCCTCTGGCCTTGGCCATCGCCGGTCAAGAGTCCGGGATGCAGCCATGGATTCTGAACATCGCGGGGCGAACAGTCAGACCCGTCACGAAAGAGCAGGCCGTGGCGATCAGCCGCGCGGCCCTGGCCGCAGGCCTCTCCTTCGATGTGGGAGTCATGCAGATTAACTCCTGGTGGATCAGACGCTACCGCCTGCCCTTGGAGGTCATCCTGGACCCTCCCGGCAACATCCAGGTGGGCGTCTGGATTCTCGGCAAGGAAATCAAGCGCCATGGGCTGAACTGGCGCGCAGTCGCCTCCTACCATACCCCTGTCGATCGCAACCCCGAACGTGGCTGGGCTTATGCCGCTGCCGTGCTTCGCCGCCTCGGCGGTGAAGCGCCGTCAGTTCCTTCTTCCGCGCCAGCAATTGCTGCCCAGCGCCCTGCTGCCTCGCCGATGCTGGTGAAGCGGTTCCGGGAAGTGGCCAGCAACGAAATGAAAGGATCATGA
- a CDS encoding zincin-like metallopeptidase domain-containing protein produces the protein MANDANARKPVHQVFAEQIIEDLKTGAAPWQKPWRPGELHPPMNPVSGTVYSGINRLMLSRKGYADPRWMTLKQANSLDCRVRKGERSQTIVFWQFTKEEPALDDNGKPVLDGDGNQVMNKVELARPVARFSSVFHVSQLDGDVPPLAPSTLIRDWDPNEKAEAILRNSGAVIKHNQRNRAFYSPAKDEISLPTLDRFQTPGDYYSTALHELGHWTGHESRMGREFGPFGSEVYAKEELRAEIASWMLGQDMGIGYDPGQHLAYVDSWIKVLEQDPYEIVRACRDAEKIKQYVLTMEQKQELGKGQELASSNLTLPEGWSESRPGGLATNKDPVSGGIVDMVMQSKPEEWFAIPNNDGLLAQFKDKFFPTRADAFAALKHALELSRDGAVTTMAHDVEPSKEPAAPSQPATGKVFLAVPFREKNLAKAAGAKWDAEAKLWFAPEGSDLAKLKTWFPDKAASPAKTMDPLSEFAQALRDAGLDLKGQLPVMDGKIHRVSVLGGKPQARDGAYKGYLDGRPAGWYENYLTGEKTKWKATGHTLTEEQKMALRLEAEQRSKQRERERLALQDDVALRCQQDFSVLPPIMPMAAIRNPYLLKKGIHPYGDIKESSDAMLLLVPLYNATGELRNVQEIDWDGTKRFQAGAEKKGCFSLIDPDKNLEQGQILLIAEGYATGVSLHMASSMPVVVAFDAGNLEPVAKALREKFPMAKIAICADNDHAREHGNIGVEKAKQAALAVGGCVIVPAFTKEEREARLTDWNDLHASRGIKEVTQQLGRGLAKEQCRELDR, from the coding sequence ATGGCGAATGATGCAAACGCGCGCAAACCGGTCCATCAGGTGTTCGCCGAGCAGATCATCGAAGATCTCAAAACCGGGGCCGCGCCGTGGCAGAAACCCTGGCGGCCAGGTGAACTCCACCCGCCCATGAACCCCGTCTCGGGCACGGTCTACAGCGGCATCAACAGGCTCATGCTCTCCCGCAAAGGGTATGCCGATCCTCGCTGGATGACGCTCAAACAGGCCAACTCGTTGGACTGCCGTGTTCGCAAGGGCGAGAGATCACAGACTATCGTCTTCTGGCAGTTCACCAAGGAAGAACCCGCCTTGGATGACAACGGCAAGCCAGTGCTCGATGGCGACGGCAACCAGGTGATGAACAAGGTGGAGCTGGCCAGGCCGGTGGCCCGTTTTTCTTCCGTTTTCCATGTCAGCCAGCTTGATGGAGACGTTCCTCCTCTGGCCCCCTCCACGCTCATCCGGGATTGGGACCCGAACGAGAAAGCGGAAGCCATTCTTCGCAATTCCGGCGCAGTCATCAAACACAACCAGCGCAATCGGGCTTTCTACAGCCCCGCCAAGGATGAAATCAGCCTGCCCACTCTGGATCGCTTCCAGACCCCCGGCGATTACTACTCCACGGCACTGCATGAACTCGGTCACTGGACCGGCCATGAGTCGCGCATGGGACGCGAGTTCGGTCCGTTCGGTTCGGAAGTGTACGCCAAGGAAGAACTCCGGGCCGAAATCGCATCCTGGATGCTCGGCCAGGATATGGGCATCGGCTATGACCCCGGCCAACATCTGGCCTACGTGGATTCGTGGATCAAGGTGTTGGAGCAGGACCCCTATGAAATCGTCCGGGCCTGCCGGGACGCCGAAAAGATCAAACAATACGTGCTCACTATGGAACAGAAGCAGGAACTCGGCAAAGGCCAGGAATTGGCTTCATCAAACCTCACCCTGCCCGAGGGCTGGAGTGAATCCAGGCCCGGCGGTCTGGCAACGAACAAAGACCCCGTGAGCGGTGGCATCGTGGACATGGTTATGCAGTCCAAACCGGAGGAGTGGTTCGCCATCCCGAACAACGATGGCCTCCTGGCGCAGTTCAAGGACAAATTCTTCCCGACCCGTGCCGATGCCTTTGCCGCTCTCAAGCATGCCTTGGAACTGTCTCGGGATGGTGCAGTGACCACCATGGCCCATGATGTCGAGCCCTCCAAGGAACCCGCCGCGCCATCCCAACCGGCCACCGGGAAGGTGTTCCTGGCCGTACCCTTCCGGGAAAAGAACCTGGCCAAGGCTGCCGGTGCCAAATGGGACGCCGAGGCCAAACTCTGGTTCGCGCCGGAAGGTTCCGACCTGGCCAAGCTGAAAACCTGGTTCCCTGACAAGGCTGCCAGCCCGGCCAAGACCATGGACCCTCTCTCTGAATTCGCTCAGGCGCTCCGCGATGCCGGACTTGACCTCAAAGGCCAGCTTCCCGTCATGGACGGCAAGATTCACCGCGTTTCCGTTCTGGGCGGCAAACCTCAGGCCCGCGATGGAGCCTACAAGGGATATCTCGATGGCCGTCCTGCTGGGTGGTACGAGAACTATCTCACCGGCGAAAAGACCAAGTGGAAGGCCACCGGCCATACCCTGACGGAAGAGCAGAAGATGGCCCTGCGACTGGAAGCGGAGCAGCGCAGCAAACAACGAGAACGCGAGCGCCTGGCGCTTCAAGACGACGTGGCCCTGCGGTGCCAGCAGGACTTTAGCGTCCTCCCGCCCATTATGCCCATGGCGGCGATTAGGAACCCTTATCTCCTCAAAAAGGGCATCCACCCTTATGGCGACATCAAAGAGTCTTCTGACGCCATGCTCCTGCTGGTCCCTCTCTATAACGCAACGGGCGAACTTCGGAACGTCCAGGAAATCGACTGGGATGGGACGAAGCGATTCCAGGCCGGTGCCGAAAAGAAAGGCTGCTTCAGTCTGATCGATCCCGATAAGAACTTGGAGCAAGGCCAAATTCTGCTCATCGCTGAAGGCTACGCCACCGGCGTCAGCCTGCACATGGCATCGAGCATGCCTGTCGTCGTGGCCTTCGATGCAGGCAATCTTGAGCCCGTGGCCAAGGCTCTGCGCGAAAAGTTCCCCATGGCCAAGATCGCCATCTGCGCCGACAACGACCATGCTCGGGAGCACGGCAACATCGGCGTGGAGAAAGCCAAACAGGCCGCTTTGGCTGTCGGAGGCTGCGTCATCGTCCCGGCCTTCACCAAGGAAGAACGGGAGGCCAGGTTGACTGACTGGAACGATCTTCACGCCAGCCGGGGGATCAAGGAGGTGACACAGCAACTTGGTCGCGGCCTAGCCAAGGAACAATGCCGGGAGTTGGACCGGTGA
- the traF gene encoding conjugative transfer signal peptidase TraF: MKRLLWILLLLVCSGFFLFQQGYRFNATPSMPKGIYQLVPGNPGIDRGDLVSVCLAIEPFASLALDRGYLRSGSCPDGTEPLLKVVAGLPGDLLDVGPEGIRVNGRMMPQSMIAATDSLDRPMPISTTLSPGRIPEGMVLILSREHPGGFDGRYFGLLPLASLQKVKPVRVFEPIGG, encoded by the coding sequence ATGAAGCGCCTCCTCTGGATTCTGCTCCTGCTGGTCTGTTCGGGCTTCTTTCTCTTTCAGCAAGGGTATCGCTTCAACGCCACGCCTTCCATGCCCAAGGGGATTTATCAGCTCGTTCCCGGCAATCCTGGCATTGATCGTGGCGACCTGGTCAGCGTCTGTCTGGCCATTGAACCCTTCGCCTCCCTGGCCCTCGACCGGGGCTATCTGCGCTCCGGCTCCTGTCCTGACGGCACCGAGCCCCTCCTCAAGGTGGTAGCGGGCCTTCCCGGCGATCTTTTGGATGTGGGGCCGGAGGGTATTCGCGTCAATGGCCGGATGATGCCGCAAAGCATGATCGCCGCCACGGACAGTCTGGATCGGCCCATGCCGATTTCTACCACCCTTTCTCCAGGCCGGATTCCTGAAGGAATGGTCTTGATCCTTTCTCGTGAACATCCCGGCGGTTTCGACGGTCGGTATTTTGGTCTGTTGCCGTTGGCGTCACTTCAGAAGGTGAAGCCAGTTCGAGTCTTTGAACCCATAGGAGGATGA